The Altererythrobacter sp. CAU 1644 genome has a window encoding:
- a CDS encoding MFS transporter has product MSDTESPAGHPFHIGNFRAYWTARLAMTLAQYAMLLIIGWQTYNIARDSGMSVGAASGQLALIGLLQFAPLFVLTPFAGLAADQYDRRKIGLLTILLQLACAAVLAAVTWQDAMTLPVLFAIAIMLGVARTFTGPALSSLAPNLVPKAILPNAIALSSISWQVGMIVGPAMGGYLYAIEPAMPYIVACGLFVVAFVALAMIGKVPQQAMRKDIRPIGQIIDGLRYVAHNKMVLGSITLDLFAVFLAGATALFPVYARDILQVGEQGLAQLAMAPATGAAITAAWFSWRPLKHNVGPKMLLAVFVFGIATIVFGLSTSMPLSLAMLFIVGAADMFSVYIRSSLIQLHTPDDKRGRVSSVSQLTISASNEGGDFFSGSLAFLIGPVAAVVAGGVGAIVTVAIWSRVFPVLRTTKTFDPPEDLLEDRHPSKPTPQEV; this is encoded by the coding sequence GTGAGCGATACCGAGAGCCCTGCCGGGCACCCTTTCCACATCGGCAATTTCCGCGCCTACTGGACGGCGCGACTTGCGATGACGCTGGCGCAGTACGCCATGCTGCTCATCATCGGTTGGCAAACTTACAATATTGCGCGCGACAGCGGCATGAGTGTCGGCGCAGCTTCGGGACAGTTGGCCCTCATCGGCCTCCTACAATTCGCACCGCTCTTCGTGCTCACGCCTTTCGCGGGATTGGCTGCCGACCAGTACGACCGGCGAAAGATTGGTCTCCTTACCATCCTGCTGCAGCTCGCATGCGCCGCTGTCCTCGCAGCGGTAACTTGGCAGGACGCGATGACCCTGCCGGTACTGTTCGCGATTGCGATCATGCTCGGCGTCGCGCGGACTTTTACCGGACCTGCACTCTCCTCCCTCGCGCCGAACCTGGTGCCAAAGGCAATCCTGCCCAATGCCATCGCGCTTTCCTCGATCTCCTGGCAGGTGGGAATGATCGTGGGTCCGGCGATGGGCGGCTATCTTTACGCAATCGAGCCTGCGATGCCCTATATCGTCGCATGCGGGCTGTTCGTGGTGGCCTTCGTGGCCCTCGCGATGATCGGCAAGGTGCCGCAGCAGGCCATGCGCAAGGACATTCGCCCGATCGGGCAAATCATCGATGGCCTGCGCTACGTTGCTCATAACAAGATGGTGCTGGGGTCAATCACGCTCGATCTGTTTGCGGTGTTTCTGGCTGGGGCAACTGCACTGTTTCCCGTCTACGCCCGCGACATTCTCCAGGTCGGCGAACAAGGCCTTGCCCAGCTCGCCATGGCACCGGCCACCGGAGCGGCGATCACTGCCGCGTGGTTTTCATGGAGGCCCCTAAAGCACAACGTCGGCCCCAAGATGCTCCTGGCCGTGTTTGTGTTCGGTATCGCCACGATTGTCTTCGGCCTCTCGACCTCGATGCCGCTGAGCCTCGCAATGCTGTTCATCGTCGGGGCTGCCGACATGTTCAGCGTCTACATCCGCTCGTCGCTGATCCAGCTTCACACGCCGGACGACAAGCGCGGTCGCGTATCATCGGTCAGCCAGCTGACCATCAGCGCGTCGAACGAAGGCGGTGATTTTTTCTCCGGCAGCCTCGCATTTCTGATTGGCCCGGTCGCTGCAGTGGTTGCAGGCGGTGTCGGTGCTATCGTAACGGTGGCGATCTGGAGCCGCGTGTTCCCCGTGCTGCGCACGACCAAGACCTTCGATCCGCCCGAGGATTTGCTAGAAGACCGACATCCGTCCAAACCTACCCCGCAGGAGGTATGA
- a CDS encoding PilZ domain-containing protein yields the protein MSAGASLSVTDMRRAARHPVDFPVIVEHHAQGDMNLHVANISAHGFMVDDAHNLQRGDRVIIRLPVVGRIEAYVIWVRDNRAGFQFERIIRLDDFMAVIDTLQPNPRLRRPR from the coding sequence GTGTCTGCGGGAGCAAGCCTGAGCGTCACTGACATGCGCCGCGCCGCGCGTCACCCGGTCGATTTCCCGGTGATCGTGGAGCACCATGCCCAGGGTGACATGAACCTGCACGTGGCCAACATTTCGGCCCACGGCTTTATGGTCGATGATGCACATAACCTGCAGCGCGGTGATCGTGTGATCATTCGACTGCCTGTGGTTGGTCGGATCGAAGCCTACGTCATCTGGGTGCGCGACAATCGCGCCGGGTTCCAGTTCGAACGCATCATTCGTCTCGACGATTTCATGGCGGTGATCGATACTTTGCAGCCGAACCCGCGACTGCGTCGTCCGCGCTGA
- a CDS encoding ComF family protein, which yields MDIRSKIDEGFAPLIDLVYPPRCPLCGEAIGRHGGLCTACWSGLAVPSPPACRTCDRPFDNAILGDDLLCAPCLTSPPKHAGISAGTLYNDASRKLILSFKHGGKLGLAPMLARLIAARLPEQGEGNRIPLLVPVPLHRWRLWSRGFNQAAVLARELERLGKGRLVVDLLERHKQTPSLGGLGKKARARALKGAIRVSSRRNAILKGRDVILVDDVLTSGSTSDACVSALLAAGASSVRIACFARVLDNVEHRTQGAQNETPEA from the coding sequence ATGGATATCAGGTCGAAAATTGATGAAGGCTTCGCTCCGCTCATCGACCTGGTCTATCCGCCGCGGTGTCCGCTTTGCGGTGAGGCCATCGGCAGGCACGGAGGACTTTGCACTGCGTGCTGGAGCGGGCTGGCGGTTCCTTCCCCTCCTGCATGTCGGACATGTGATCGACCGTTCGATAACGCTATCCTAGGCGATGATCTGCTGTGCGCGCCGTGCCTGACAAGCCCGCCGAAACATGCCGGGATCAGTGCGGGAACGCTGTACAACGATGCGTCGCGCAAGCTGATCCTGTCGTTCAAGCACGGCGGGAAGCTTGGCCTCGCACCGATGCTGGCTCGGCTGATTGCGGCGCGACTGCCGGAGCAGGGCGAGGGCAATCGTATACCCCTGCTGGTCCCGGTGCCGCTCCACCGCTGGAGATTGTGGTCGCGTGGATTCAACCAGGCTGCCGTTCTCGCTCGTGAACTGGAGCGCTTGGGCAAGGGAAGGCTGGTGGTCGACCTGCTCGAGCGTCACAAGCAGACACCGTCGCTCGGAGGTCTCGGCAAGAAGGCGCGCGCCCGCGCGCTCAAGGGGGCCATCCGGGTCAGTTCACGCCGCAACGCCATCCTCAAGGGACGCGATGTGATCCTGGTCGATGATGTACTGACCAGTGGCTCGACCTCGGATGCATGCGTTTCGGCCTTGCTGGCAGCCGGCGCCAGCAGCGTCCGAATCGCCTGCTTCGCACGGGTGCTCGATAATGTGGAGCACCGCACACAGGGTGCCCAAAACGAAACGCCCGAGGCATAA
- a CDS encoding exo-beta-N-acetylmuramidase NamZ family protein produces the protein MKFGIDRLLTEPDLLRELDGRRVALIAHPASVTAALNHSLDALIAAGVNVTSAFGPQHGLKGDKQDNMVETGDETDPTYGIPVFSLYGEVRRPTGQMMSSADVFLFDLQDLGCRIYTFVTTLLYLLEEAAKTGKSVWVLDRPNPAGRPVEGTLLVPGQESFVGAAPMPMRHGLTLGEMGHWFIDHFGLDVDYRVVAMEGWQPDGPGHGWPQDRIWINPSPNAANVNMARAYAGTVMLEGTTLSEGRGTTRPLEVLFGAPDVDARSVLAEMLLMAPEWISGCALRECWFEPTFHKHAGTLCNALMIHAEGPFYGHDNFRPWRLQALAFKAIRNLYPDYEIWRDFPYEYELERLAIDVINGGPALREWVDNPDATPHDLDAMAANDEASWITTVRGHLLY, from the coding sequence ATGAAATTCGGGATCGATCGTCTCCTCACTGAACCGGATCTGTTGCGAGAGCTCGATGGGCGCCGCGTCGCGCTGATCGCGCATCCGGCCAGCGTCACCGCAGCGCTCAATCACAGTCTCGATGCCCTCATTGCCGCTGGCGTCAATGTGACGAGTGCTTTCGGGCCTCAGCACGGTCTGAAGGGCGACAAGCAGGACAATATGGTCGAGACGGGTGACGAGACCGACCCGACCTACGGCATTCCGGTATTCTCGCTTTACGGCGAGGTTCGTCGCCCCACTGGGCAGATGATGTCATCGGCAGATGTCTTCCTGTTCGACTTGCAGGACCTCGGCTGCCGAATCTACACCTTCGTCACCACGCTGCTGTACCTGCTCGAAGAGGCGGCCAAGACTGGCAAGAGCGTGTGGGTGCTCGATCGCCCCAATCCGGCCGGGCGACCGGTAGAAGGGACTCTGCTCGTTCCGGGGCAGGAAAGCTTCGTCGGGGCAGCGCCCATGCCTATGCGGCACGGGCTGACGCTGGGCGAGATGGGCCATTGGTTTATCGATCACTTCGGGCTGGACGTGGATTACCGCGTCGTCGCGATGGAGGGCTGGCAGCCGGACGGCCCCGGTCACGGTTGGCCGCAGGATCGCATCTGGATCAATCCCAGCCCCAATGCAGCAAACGTCAATATGGCGCGGGCCTATGCCGGGACCGTCATGCTCGAAGGAACGACGCTGAGCGAGGGCAGGGGAACGACCCGCCCGCTCGAAGTGCTGTTCGGCGCGCCCGATGTCGATGCCAGATCGGTGCTGGCGGAGATGTTGCTGATGGCGCCCGAGTGGATCTCCGGCTGCGCCTTGCGCGAATGTTGGTTCGAGCCGACCTTTCACAAGCACGCAGGAACACTCTGCAACGCATTGATGATCCATGCAGAAGGCCCGTTCTATGGGCACGACAATTTCCGTCCTTGGAGGCTGCAAGCCCTGGCCTTCAAGGCGATCCGCAATCTCTATCCCGATTACGAGATTTGGCGTGATTTTCCCTATGAGTACGAACTTGAGCGGCTCGCGATTGATGTGATCAATGGCGGACCTGCCTTGCGCGAATGGGTGGACAATCCCGACGCCACGCCCCACGATCTCGATGCGATGGCGGCAAATGACGAAGCAAGCTGGATAACGACGGTTCGCGGGCACTTGCTCTACTGA
- the tyrS gene encoding tyrosine--tRNA ligase, with protein MSEYKSDLLRLLQERGHIHQVTDADALDALASKEIVTAYVGFDPTAPSLHIGNLASIMLLKRVQQAGHRPIVIMGGGTAKVGDPSGKDETRTMLTEERLAANVASIKDSFEKILRFDDSPTGAILINNDDWLSKLGYIEMLRDVGPHFTINRMLTFDSVKLRLDREQPLTFLEFNYMIMQAYDFLKLARDYDCRLQLGGSDQWGNIVNGIELTRRIDGKEVYGVTAPLITRADGQKMGKSVSGAIWLNEEQLPGYDFWQYWRNTDDRDVGRFLRLFTDVPLDEVARLEALEGAEINEAKVVLANEVTKMVRGEAAAKAAEATARETFAGGGVGEDLPTLSVGDEGMRIGAVLTAIGFTQSNGEAKRKLAEGAVKLEDAVVTDPGILVLPAVNESLKLSLGKKKHGLVTR; from the coding sequence ATGAGCGAGTACAAATCCGATCTCCTGCGCCTGCTACAAGAGCGCGGGCATATCCACCAGGTTACCGATGCCGACGCGCTCGACGCGCTGGCTTCGAAGGAGATCGTGACGGCCTATGTCGGATTCGATCCGACCGCGCCATCGCTCCACATCGGCAATCTCGCTTCGATCATGCTGCTTAAGCGCGTCCAGCAGGCCGGCCACCGGCCAATCGTGATCATGGGCGGAGGCACAGCCAAGGTCGGCGATCCATCGGGCAAAGACGAAACGCGGACCATGCTCACCGAAGAGCGACTCGCGGCCAATGTGGCCTCGATCAAGGACAGCTTCGAGAAGATCCTACGGTTCGACGATAGCCCAACCGGCGCGATCCTGATCAACAATGACGATTGGCTGAGCAAGCTCGGCTACATCGAGATGCTTCGCGATGTCGGCCCGCATTTCACCATCAATCGGATGCTGACCTTCGATTCGGTCAAGCTGCGCCTCGACCGCGAACAGCCGCTGACCTTCCTCGAATTCAACTACATGATCATGCAGGCGTATGATTTCCTCAAGCTCGCGCGCGATTATGATTGCCGCCTGCAACTAGGCGGCAGCGACCAGTGGGGTAACATCGTCAATGGGATCGAACTGACCCGGCGCATCGATGGCAAGGAAGTCTATGGCGTGACAGCGCCCCTCATTACCCGGGCCGACGGGCAGAAAATGGGCAAGTCGGTCTCTGGCGCGATCTGGCTCAATGAAGAGCAGCTTCCGGGCTACGATTTCTGGCAATACTGGCGCAATACTGACGACCGCGATGTTGGCCGGTTCCTGCGCCTGTTTACCGATGTCCCGCTTGACGAGGTGGCACGTCTCGAAGCGCTCGAAGGTGCCGAGATCAACGAGGCCAAGGTCGTTCTTGCCAACGAGGTCACTAAGATGGTGCGCGGCGAAGCAGCAGCCAAGGCTGCCGAAGCGACAGCGCGCGAGACCTTTGCGGGCGGCGGTGTTGGCGAAGACCTCCCTACCCTGTCGGTAGGTGATGAAGGCATGCGCATCGGCGCGGTTCTGACGGCGATCGGGTTCACCCAATCCAACGGCGAAGCGAAGCGCAAACTGGCCGAAGGTGCGGTCAAGCTCGAAGACGCGGTCGTCACCGATCCGGGAATACTGGTCCTTCCCGCTGTGAACGAGTCGCTCAAGCTCAGCCTCGGCAAGAAAAAGCACGGCCTCGTGACACGATAA
- a CDS encoding MerR family transcriptional regulator, which translates to MATAPANDSVGDPQRRHDGAHLDRPDKHEREQYTISDLTSEFDCTARALRFYEDEGLISPARVGLTRVYSKRDRARLAWIMRAKNVGFSLNEIREMIDLYDLDDGRVEQRRVTVEKCKNHVAKLKRQRADIDSSIKELTEFIKLVEQVELD; encoded by the coding sequence ATGGCTACAGCACCCGCAAATGATTCCGTTGGCGACCCGCAACGCAGGCACGACGGCGCGCATCTCGATCGCCCCGACAAGCACGAACGCGAGCAATACACGATTTCCGATCTGACCTCGGAATTCGACTGTACGGCGCGCGCGCTTCGATTCTACGAGGACGAGGGATTGATTTCGCCAGCCCGCGTCGGTTTGACCCGGGTATATTCCAAGCGCGATCGCGCCCGGCTCGCCTGGATCATGCGCGCCAAGAACGTCGGTTTCAGCCTCAATGAAATCCGCGAGATGATCGATCTCTACGATCTGGATGACGGCCGGGTCGAACAGCGCCGTGTGACGGTCGAAAAGTGCAAGAACCACGTGGCCAAGCTCAAACGCCAGCGGGCCGATATCGACTCCTCGATCAAGGAACTTACCGAGTTCATCAAGCTGGTCGAACAGGTCGAGCTCGACTGA
- a CDS encoding DOMON-like domain-containing protein: protein MQAHRLIPHPAHPPLAVTAIEARIHDDDANWLRLRWKVEGAQKLVLPRIGSKTRADGLWRTTCFELFLQPEGGAGYSEWNLSPSRRWNAYDFVEYREGMAERVVRRAPDSQVHPGSSFTIFYAAIPRSELPDAPCRMSISAVIEEEGGRISYWAIQHPNDEKPDFHDPACFVAGLAAPHAS from the coding sequence ATGCAAGCGCATCGGCTCATTCCTCACCCCGCTCACCCGCCGCTCGCCGTCACCGCGATAGAGGCGCGCATCCATGACGATGATGCCAACTGGCTGCGACTGCGATGGAAAGTCGAGGGGGCGCAGAAGCTGGTGCTGCCGAGGATTGGGAGCAAGACGAGGGCTGACGGATTGTGGAGGACGACCTGTTTCGAGCTGTTCCTGCAACCTGAAGGCGGCGCCGGGTATAGCGAGTGGAACCTGTCACCCTCGCGGCGTTGGAATGCCTATGACTTCGTCGAATATCGCGAAGGGATGGCTGAACGAGTGGTGAGGCGAGCGCCAGATAGCCAAGTCCACCCCGGGTCGAGCTTTACGATCTTCTATGCAGCGATTCCTCGGTCGGAGCTTCCCGACGCGCCATGCAGGATGAGCATCAGCGCCGTTATCGAGGAGGAGGGTGGCCGCATCAGCTATTGGGCCATCCAGCATCCCAACGATGAGAAGCCCGATTTCCACGATCCGGCTTGCTTCGTGGCCGGGCTTGCGGCACCGCACGCATCATGA
- a CDS encoding acyl-CoA dehydrogenase C-terminal domain-containing protein, whose product MPIYKAPNRDFRFIINEMLDLESYGNLPGFENASEDLINSILEEGGKFTSEVIAPLNQIGDQEGCTRHEDGSVTTPTGFKEAFNQYREAGWGTLTQPEELGGQGLPQVIGFALKEMMSSANQSFGMYPGLTNGAIEALKAKGTPEQKEMYLPKMVSGQWTGTMNLTEPHCGTDLGMIRTKADPQADGSYLITGTKIFISAGEHDMAENIIHLVLAKTPGAPESSKGISLFVVPKFLVNEDGSLGERNGVSCGSIEHKMGIHGNSTCVLNYDGATGWMVGEENKGLAAMFIMMNEARLGTGMQGYAQAEAAYQNAVAYALDRRQGRALTGPVDPEEKADPIFVHPDIRRLLMDAKVFTEGSRAFCLWSALQADLSEKAQTEEERKSAHEMLSLLTPVIKGFTTDKGYETATNMQQVFGGHGYIEEWGMSQFVRDARIAQIYEGANGIQAMDLCGRKLGQNGGATIQAFFAMVDEEIAAAKSNPQLVEIATRLEKALGEQKAATMWFMQNAMTNPNNLGAGAYNYMHIMGLVTLGYMWLKMAKTAAEKLSGGAGDKAFYEAKLVSANYYAERFLPDSGALRRKLEAGAENMMALPADAFQTAA is encoded by the coding sequence ATGCCCATCTACAAAGCCCCCAATCGCGATTTTCGTTTCATCATCAACGAAATGCTGGACCTCGAAAGCTACGGAAACCTCCCGGGTTTCGAGAACGCCAGCGAGGACCTGATCAATTCGATTCTCGAGGAAGGCGGAAAGTTCACGTCAGAAGTGATCGCACCGCTCAACCAGATCGGTGACCAGGAAGGTTGTACGCGGCACGAGGATGGCTCGGTGACCACCCCGACCGGATTCAAGGAAGCCTTCAACCAGTATCGTGAAGCTGGGTGGGGCACGCTGACCCAGCCAGAGGAACTGGGTGGTCAGGGCCTGCCCCAGGTGATTGGCTTCGCGCTCAAGGAGATGATGTCCTCGGCCAACCAGTCGTTTGGAATGTATCCGGGGCTGACCAACGGCGCGATCGAGGCGCTGAAGGCTAAGGGTACGCCCGAACAGAAGGAAATGTACCTACCCAAGATGGTCTCCGGCCAGTGGACCGGCACGATGAACCTGACCGAGCCGCATTGCGGCACCGACCTGGGCATGATCCGAACCAAGGCCGATCCGCAGGCGGACGGCAGCTATCTGATCACTGGCACCAAGATCTTCATCTCGGCCGGCGAACACGACATGGCCGAGAACATCATCCACCTCGTTTTGGCAAAGACTCCGGGTGCTCCGGAAAGCTCGAAGGGGATCTCGTTGTTCGTCGTGCCGAAGTTCCTCGTCAACGAGGACGGGTCGCTGGGCGAGCGCAATGGTGTCTCGTGCGGTTCGATCGAGCACAAGATGGGCATCCACGGCAACTCGACTTGCGTCCTCAATTACGACGGGGCGACCGGATGGATGGTCGGCGAAGAGAACAAGGGTCTGGCCGCCATGTTCATCATGATGAACGAGGCGCGGCTCGGCACCGGTATGCAGGGCTATGCCCAGGCAGAGGCCGCGTATCAGAACGCCGTGGCCTATGCGCTCGACCGTCGCCAGGGCAGGGCGCTGACCGGCCCGGTCGATCCGGAGGAAAAGGCCGATCCGATTTTCGTCCATCCTGACATTCGCCGTCTGCTGATGGACGCCAAGGTGTTCACCGAGGGTTCGCGCGCATTCTGCCTGTGGAGCGCGTTGCAGGCAGACCTGTCGGAGAAGGCGCAGACCGAAGAGGAGCGGAAGTCCGCCCATGAGATGCTCAGCCTGCTGACCCCTGTGATCAAGGGTTTTACGACCGACAAAGGCTATGAAACCGCGACCAATATGCAGCAGGTCTTCGGCGGCCACGGCTATATCGAAGAATGGGGCATGAGCCAGTTCGTGCGTGATGCGCGTATCGCCCAGATCTACGAGGGTGCGAACGGCATTCAGGCGATGGACCTGTGCGGTCGCAAGCTTGGCCAGAATGGCGGCGCGACGATCCAGGCCTTCTTTGCGATGGTCGACGAGGAAATCGCTGCGGCCAAGAGCAACCCGCAACTTGTTGAGATTGCCACGCGACTAGAGAAGGCACTAGGTGAGCAGAAAGCTGCGACCATGTGGTTCATGCAAAACGCGATGACCAACCCCAATAATCTCGGGGCCGGCGCCTACAACTACATGCACATCATGGGCCTCGTAACGCTCGGTTACATGTGGCTGAAGATGGCCAAGACAGCTGCCGAGAAGCTGTCTGGCGGCGCCGGTGACAAGGCATTCTACGAAGCCAAGCTGGTATCGGCGAACTATTATGCCGAACGCTTCTTGCCCGATTCCGGTGCACTTCGCCGCAAGCTGGAAGCAGGTGCGGAGAACATGATGGCTCTGCCGGCGGATGCGTTCCAGACCGCAGCCTGA
- the hisI gene encoding phosphoribosyl-AMP cyclohydrolase, whose translation MPPDPADDREAGTVFLPKFDDRGLLTAIAVDAKNSEILMVAFMNEDALAATRASGAAHFWSRSRQSLWKKGETSGNILRVREILVDCDQDALILRCDPAGPACHTGARSCFYRRLEGEALVRVKT comes from the coding sequence ATTCCGCCTGACCCCGCGGACGACCGCGAAGCCGGTACTGTATTCCTGCCCAAGTTTGACGACCGCGGCTTACTCACCGCCATTGCGGTGGACGCGAAAAACTCGGAAATTCTGATGGTTGCCTTCATGAATGAAGACGCGCTTGCCGCAACCCGTGCCTCGGGGGCGGCTCATTTCTGGTCCCGTTCACGCCAGTCCTTGTGGAAGAAGGGCGAAACCTCCGGGAACATCCTAAGGGTGCGCGAGATCCTGGTCGACTGCGACCAGGACGCCCTGATTCTGCGCTGCGATCCCGCTGGTCCGGCTTGCCACACCGGCGCCCGTTCCTGTTTCTATCGGCGGCTTGAAGGGGAGGCTCTCGTTAGGGTCAAGACTTGA
- the cysK gene encoding cysteine synthase A, with the protein MKAASILETIGNTPHIRLARMFPDHEVWVKSERSNPGGSIKDRIGLAMIEDAEASGALKPGGTIIEPTSGNTGIGLAMAAAVKGYKLVLVMPESMSLERRRLMLAYGASFDLTPKEKGMKGAIERANELIEQTENSWMPSQFDNDSNWKVHVRTTAKEILQDFADSPVDVLITGVGTGGHLTGCAEELKRHWSGMKAYAVEPTLSPVISGGQPGPHPIQGIGAGFIPGNLHTQAIDGAIQVEPKDAKEMARRVAREEGMLVGISSGATLAAIAQKLPDLAAGTRVLGFNYDTGERYLSVPDFLPE; encoded by the coding sequence ATGAAAGCCGCCAGTATTCTCGAAACCATCGGCAACACGCCGCATATCCGACTTGCACGGATGTTTCCCGACCATGAAGTCTGGGTAAAGTCGGAACGCAGCAATCCCGGCGGCTCGATCAAGGATCGGATCGGCTTGGCGATGATCGAGGACGCCGAGGCAAGCGGGGCGCTCAAACCCGGCGGCACGATCATCGAGCCGACCAGTGGCAATACGGGTATCGGCCTCGCGATGGCGGCCGCGGTCAAAGGCTACAAGCTGGTGCTCGTGATGCCCGAATCGATGTCACTCGAGCGCCGCAGGCTGATGCTTGCCTATGGCGCCAGCTTTGACCTCACGCCCAAGGAAAAGGGCATGAAGGGCGCGATCGAGCGGGCCAACGAGCTGATCGAGCAGACCGAGAACTCGTGGATGCCGAGCCAGTTCGACAATGATTCGAACTGGAAGGTCCATGTGCGAACCACTGCGAAGGAAATCCTCCAGGATTTCGCCGATAGCCCGGTCGATGTGCTGATTACTGGCGTTGGCACCGGCGGACATCTCACCGGCTGCGCGGAAGAGCTCAAGCGTCACTGGTCGGGCATGAAGGCCTATGCCGTGGAGCCGACGCTTTCCCCCGTGATCTCGGGCGGACAGCCCGGCCCGCACCCGATCCAGGGAATCGGCGCCGGATTCATCCCGGGAAATTTGCACACGCAGGCAATCGACGGGGCGATTCAGGTTGAGCCTAAAGATGCCAAGGAGATGGCCCGCCGCGTCGCGCGCGAGGAAGGCATGCTCGTTGGAATCTCCAGCGGCGCAACCCTCGCGGCGATTGCCCAGAAACTGCCCGACCTCGCCGCCGGGACACGGGTGCTCGGTTTCAATTACGACACAGGTGAGCGTTATCTTTCTGTTCCGGATTTTCTGCCAGAGTAG
- a CDS encoding phosphatase PAP2 family protein, with product MVAHFTAAVSLGERKLVDYFTWSWLQEVLTFSLMPPLLIFAGLVFRSVRAQPSNVLGHLGETLRENRERFFYGFLFILIYLIVHRAYRALKVAIPRHNEYWADPMFASWDKAIFGQDPWLITHSMVGPLGTQFIDMLYVVWLPVMLISFGFAAFAKDSQFRKRATLSFFLTWILLGNLLATLFASVGPCFYAEFYGSDRFTPLMDLLSHQNLAALKLQETLRMTVGDEAIGSGISAVPSLHCAITMIVVLMVHDRYGWDWRTYLAIAYHVIIWFGSVHLGWHYAVDGMISTALIPFIWWASGKIVTLSERLPKKQPAPAVA from the coding sequence GTGGTCGCGCATTTCACTGCGGCTGTTTCTCTGGGCGAGCGGAAGCTCGTCGACTACTTCACCTGGTCTTGGCTGCAGGAAGTTTTGACTTTCTCGCTCATGCCACCCCTACTGATTTTTGCGGGACTGGTTTTCCGCTCAGTAAGGGCGCAGCCCTCCAATGTGCTTGGTCATCTCGGCGAGACACTACGGGAGAATCGCGAACGTTTTTTCTACGGCTTTCTCTTCATCCTGATCTACCTGATCGTCCATCGTGCCTACCGCGCGCTCAAGGTGGCGATCCCCCGACATAACGAGTATTGGGCGGATCCCATGTTCGCGTCATGGGACAAGGCGATTTTCGGCCAGGATCCTTGGCTGATCACTCATTCCATGGTCGGCCCATTGGGCACACAGTTTATCGACATGCTTTATGTCGTGTGGCTGCCGGTAATGCTCATTTCGTTCGGCTTTGCCGCCTTCGCCAAGGATTCGCAGTTTCGCAAGCGCGCCACCTTGAGCTTCTTCCTGACCTGGATCTTGTTGGGCAACCTCTTGGCCACCCTCTTCGCTTCGGTTGGCCCATGCTTCTACGCCGAATTCTACGGCAGCGATCGGTTCACCCCATTGATGGACCTGCTTTCGCATCAGAACCTGGCGGCGCTCAAGCTCCAGGAAACTCTGCGAATGACGGTAGGCGACGAAGCTATTGGCAGCGGGATCAGCGCCGTCCCTTCTCTCCATTGTGCAATCACGATGATCGTCGTGTTGATGGTACACGATCGGTATGGCTGGGATTGGCGTACTTACCTCGCCATCGCATATCACGTGATCATCTGGTTCGGATCGGTGCACCTCGGTTGGCACTATGCCGTCGACGGGATGATCTCCACGGCACTCATACCTTTCATCTGGTGGGCGAGCGGCAAGATCGTGACCCTGAGTGAAAGGCTTCCGAAGAAGCAGCCGGCGCCTGCCGTCGCATAA